The region TCATTTTAACATATTCTTTTATTTCTCCACCAAACATTGAACGTATTCCTGCACCTATTTGGCCACCTAAGCCTCTGCTCCGCACGGTGAGTCCATAAACAAAACCATGAGTTTCAACTGCTTTAAATCCTGGAACGTAATTTGAACTTACTACAATAAATTCATCGATTTCCATATAATCCTGCCTCCATTAATTCTTTATCTTTTTGATTAGTATACAACTAATTAATTAAAATAGTTTTGGAATGACTTCAAAAACTGTTTTTTAATCAAATTGTATATATTATTCCCTTTAATTATTCTTTATAAGCTTGAATATTATTTATTCAGTTAAATTAATCTATTTAGCTTCAATAAATTAATTTTCCGTTGGATATATAAACTTTATTCGTTATATAGTTTAAAGTATTTTAATAACTAATTTTTTTAACATAAAAATGGAATATAAATAAATTCAATAATTTAAAATAGTTTAAAATTTTTAATTATATTAAGTTAAAAATGTAATTTTATTAAATTGATTATTAGAGAAATGAGGCTGGTGAAATAATGGATAAAAAGGTAATTATAGCTGATCAAATAAATGAAAAAGGTATAGACGACCTTAAAGAAGTTGCAGAAGTAGTAGTTAATACTTCAATTACTCAAGAAGAGCTTATAAATCAAATTAAAGATTTTGATGCAATTATTGTAAGAAGCAGGACCAAAGTAACTCGTGAAGTTATAATGGCAGCAGACAAACTAAAAATAATAGCAAGGGCTGGAGTGGGTGTAGATAATGTAGATGTTGAAGCTGCCACAGAAAGAGGAATAATGGTAGTTAATGCACCAGAATCAACATCAATAACTGTTGCAGAACATGCAATGGGACTTATAATGGCACTTTCAAGGAAGATTTCAATTGCAGATAAATCTGTAAAGGAAGGAAAATGGGAAAAAAGCAGATTTATGGGAATAGAACTGGCTGGCAAAACCCTGGGTATTATAGGTATGGGTAGAATCGGAAGCCAGGTAGCCAGTCGATGCAAAGCCTTTGCCAT is a window of Methanobacterium sp. DNA encoding:
- a CDS encoding heavy metal-binding domain-containing protein, giving the protein MEIDEFIVVSSNYVPGFKAVETHGFVYGLTVRSRGLGGQIGAGIRSMFGGEIKEYVKMMEESRDEALRRMIDHAQSMGANAVISVRFDSNDISDIMQEILAYGTAVRVEKE